Proteins encoded by one window of Nocardia goodfellowii:
- a CDS encoding oxidoreductase: MAWKPTQIPDQTGRTFVITGANGGLGTETTKVLAAKGATVVMACRNAEKAQAVADSIPGDVRTATLDLADLASIRKFADTSGEFDVLVNNAGLMNIPFSRTKDGFETQWGVNHLGHFALTGLLLDRIADRVVTLASIAHKQLPKFHIDDLNYEHRRYQRNLAYSQAKLSNLMFARELQRRLREAGSAKRSYAVHPGVSATDLFARTQTPLDWVSKPFIRMVGHAPAKAAHSTLFAATMPDADPETYWGPTRLFQSQGPVEPAPSTSLSQDKELWRRLWEESERLTGVTYKF, encoded by the coding sequence ATGGCGTGGAAACCAACACAGATCCCGGATCAGACCGGGCGCACCTTTGTCATCACCGGCGCGAACGGCGGACTGGGCACGGAGACCACCAAAGTTCTTGCGGCCAAGGGCGCTACCGTCGTCATGGCATGCCGCAACGCCGAAAAAGCTCAGGCCGTGGCGGACAGCATCCCCGGGGATGTCCGCACCGCGACGCTCGACCTGGCCGACCTGGCCTCCATCCGCAAGTTCGCCGACACCTCCGGCGAGTTCGACGTCCTCGTCAATAACGCGGGCCTGATGAACATTCCGTTCTCCCGCACCAAGGACGGTTTCGAAACCCAGTGGGGCGTCAATCATCTCGGCCACTTCGCGCTGACCGGGCTGCTGCTGGACCGGATCGCCGACCGCGTGGTCACTCTGGCCAGCATCGCCCACAAGCAGCTGCCGAAGTTCCATATCGACGACCTGAACTACGAGCACCGCCGCTACCAAAGGAATCTGGCCTACTCCCAGGCCAAGCTGTCGAACCTGATGTTCGCCCGCGAACTGCAGCGCCGCCTGCGCGAAGCCGGTTCCGCCAAACGGTCCTACGCCGTGCACCCCGGCGTCTCGGCCACCGACCTGTTCGCCCGCACCCAGACTCCGCTGGACTGGGTCAGCAAGCCGTTCATCCGGATGGTCGGCCACGCCCCCGCCAAGGCGGCCCACTCCACCCTCTTCGCCGCGACCATGCCCGACGCGGACCCCGAGACCTATTGGGGACCGACCCGGCTGTTCCAGAGCCAAGGTCCGGTGGAGCCGGCACCGTCGACCAGCCTGTCCCAGGACAAGGAGCTGTGGCGGCGGCTGTGGGAGGAATCCGAGCGGTTGACCGGAGTCACCTACAAGTTCTGA
- a CDS encoding TetR/AcrR family transcriptional regulator, with protein sequence MTTVGRQYGGRAVTERKAERRLRFLDAATRIFAERGYTDCSLADVCAAAALSKRQFYEEFQTREDVLVAAYDRIQDEAAAAVSAAVRMLDPAADASTAMHTAMSAYLGSIGSDPYRAKVAFIEVVGVSARMETHRRARRHKWAGLLASVVVPRVAPGGRLRGGTSLGASALIGAINGLAHEWLLADPRPPVDALVDLLVPLSFALIETPE encoded by the coding sequence GTGACAACCGTAGGCAGGCAATACGGCGGACGCGCCGTCACCGAACGCAAAGCCGAACGCCGGCTACGGTTCCTCGACGCCGCGACCCGGATCTTCGCCGAGCGCGGATACACCGATTGCTCGCTGGCCGACGTGTGCGCCGCCGCCGCCCTGTCCAAGCGGCAGTTCTACGAAGAGTTCCAGACCAGGGAAGACGTGCTGGTCGCGGCCTACGACCGGATCCAGGACGAGGCCGCCGCCGCGGTGAGCGCGGCCGTTCGCATGCTGGACCCGGCCGCGGACGCGAGCACGGCGATGCACACCGCGATGTCGGCCTACCTCGGCTCGATCGGCTCCGATCCGTACCGCGCGAAGGTCGCCTTCATCGAGGTGGTCGGGGTCAGCGCGCGGATGGAGACGCATCGCCGTGCACGCCGGCACAAGTGGGCCGGGCTGCTCGCATCGGTCGTGGTGCCGCGGGTCGCACCCGGTGGCCGCCTGCGCGGCGGCACATCGCTGGGTGCGTCGGCGCTCATCGGCGCGATCAACGGCCTCGCGCACGAATGGCTGCTCGCCGATCCGCGCCCCCCGGTGGACGCGCTCGTCGACCTCTTGGTGCCGCTGTCGTTCGCGCTGATCGAGACGCCGGAGTAG
- a CDS encoding DUF3817 domain-containing protein produces the protein MSATETAPGAKTQKIAAALTRYRALAWITGLWLLLLTGEMVAKYGFGVDTPSWIAVVHGWVYFAYLLVTADLAVKVRWPLARTVGTLIAGTIPFLSFYVEHVNAKKVRAEFGV, from the coding sequence ATGAGCGCCACCGAAACCGCGCCCGGCGCGAAGACCCAGAAGATCGCCGCCGCGCTCACCCGCTACCGCGCCCTCGCCTGGATCACGGGTCTGTGGCTGCTGCTGCTGACCGGTGAGATGGTCGCCAAGTACGGCTTCGGCGTGGACACTCCGAGCTGGATCGCCGTCGTCCACGGCTGGGTCTACTTCGCCTACCTGCTGGTCACCGCCGACCTCGCGGTCAAGGTGCGCTGGCCGCTCGCGCGCACCGTCGGCACCCTGATCGCCGGCACCATCCCCTTCCTGTCGTTCTACGTCGAGCACGTGAACGCCAAGAAGGTGCGGGCGGAATTCGGGGTCTGA
- a CDS encoding MDR family MFS transporter codes for MTEAVAVAEKSAPEALSRGRINLIFGTIVLGMLMAALDQTIVSAALPSIVADLGGAGHMAWVVTAYMLTEAVATALAGKLGDLFGRKLIFQISGLIFIAGSAVAGLAHDMVLLIVARGVQGIGAGGLMVTAMALIADTIPLRERGKYQGALGAVFGITTVVGPTLGGLFTDHASWRWCFYVNVPIAIIMIALAARTIPRMRAAARPIIDYAGIGFVAAGVSCLILGLEFGGQEYPWRSWQIIGLFVASVVLLAAFVAVELRAREPMLPMKLFRSNVFTVCSILSFIVGFAMIGSLTFLPAYFQYVDGVSATMSGVRTLPLVVGLMFTSILSGQVVAKTGRYRYFPIVGTAVMALGLWLMSTMGRTTSTSQESLYMLVLGMGIGLSMQVLTIVVQNTVPYADLGTATSGVTFFRTLGSAFGATIFGTLYTNQLTPNLGKALAQSPGVSPEVAASPEALRNLPADKAAPIIDAYAHSIDFVFKWVVPVALLGFLVAWFLKQVPLRDSIRGGATDVGEGFSMPDHSDRVALLERAVGATMAKARAESGSIGLGILADAGSRLSRGQAWALGQIYLHNRIRGGATIDSIALAHKVPDEVIEPVILQMIGAGYVDADDGNLDLTAAGRVEVDRVHAAWRRWLSGRIDDWDDRDPADSVLLDEALDNVARKVLDDQLEYADARG; via the coding sequence ATGACCGAGGCAGTTGCTGTCGCCGAGAAGTCCGCCCCGGAAGCGCTCAGCCGCGGCCGGATCAACCTCATCTTCGGCACCATCGTGCTGGGCATGCTGATGGCGGCGCTGGATCAGACGATCGTGTCGGCGGCGCTGCCCAGCATCGTGGCGGACCTGGGCGGCGCCGGGCATATGGCCTGGGTGGTCACGGCGTACATGCTCACCGAGGCGGTGGCGACGGCGCTGGCGGGCAAACTCGGCGACCTGTTCGGACGCAAACTGATCTTCCAGATCAGCGGGCTCATTTTCATCGCCGGTTCGGCCGTGGCCGGCCTGGCGCACGACATGGTGCTGCTGATCGTGGCCCGCGGGGTCCAGGGCATCGGCGCGGGCGGTCTCATGGTGACCGCGATGGCGTTGATCGCCGACACCATCCCGCTGCGCGAACGCGGTAAGTATCAGGGCGCGCTCGGCGCGGTCTTCGGCATCACGACGGTGGTCGGTCCCACGCTGGGCGGTCTGTTCACCGACCACGCCAGCTGGCGCTGGTGCTTCTATGTGAACGTGCCGATCGCGATCATCATGATCGCACTGGCCGCGCGGACCATCCCGCGGATGCGGGCCGCCGCCCGGCCGATCATCGACTACGCGGGCATCGGCTTCGTGGCGGCGGGCGTCTCCTGCCTGATCCTCGGACTCGAATTCGGCGGGCAGGAATACCCTTGGCGTTCTTGGCAGATCATCGGGCTGTTCGTCGCCTCGGTGGTGTTACTGGCGGCCTTCGTGGCGGTGGAGTTGCGGGCCCGGGAGCCCATGCTGCCGATGAAGTTGTTCCGCAGCAACGTCTTCACCGTGTGTTCGATTCTGAGCTTCATCGTCGGCTTCGCCATGATCGGTTCCCTGACCTTCCTGCCCGCCTACTTCCAATATGTGGACGGGGTTTCGGCCACCATGTCGGGTGTGCGCACACTGCCGCTGGTGGTCGGGTTGATGTTCACCTCGATCCTGTCGGGGCAGGTGGTCGCGAAAACCGGGCGCTACCGGTACTTTCCGATCGTCGGCACCGCCGTGATGGCGCTCGGCCTGTGGCTGATGTCCACCATGGGCCGGACCACGAGCACCTCGCAGGAGTCGCTGTACATGCTGGTGCTCGGTATGGGCATCGGCCTGTCCATGCAGGTGCTGACCATCGTGGTGCAGAACACCGTGCCGTATGCGGATCTCGGGACCGCGACCTCCGGCGTCACTTTCTTCCGCACGCTCGGCAGCGCTTTCGGCGCCACCATCTTCGGCACGCTCTACACCAATCAGCTCACGCCGAATCTGGGTAAGGCGCTCGCGCAGTCGCCCGGGGTGTCGCCGGAGGTCGCGGCCAGTCCCGAGGCGTTGCGCAATCTGCCCGCCGATAAAGCCGCGCCGATCATCGACGCGTACGCGCATTCGATCGACTTCGTCTTCAAATGGGTGGTGCCGGTCGCGCTGCTCGGCTTCCTCGTCGCGTGGTTCCTGAAGCAGGTGCCGCTGCGCGACAGCATTCGCGGCGGGGCGACGGATGTGGGCGAGGGCTTCTCGATGCCGGACCACTCCGATCGGGTCGCCCTGCTGGAACGAGCGGTCGGCGCGACCATGGCGAAAGCGCGTGCGGAGAGCGGGTCGATCGGTCTGGGTATCCTCGCCGACGCGGGCAGCCGGTTGAGCCGGGGGCAGGCGTGGGCGCTCGGACAGATCTACCTGCACAACAGGATTCGCGGCGGCGCCACCATCGACTCGATCGCGCTGGCGCACAAGGTGCCCGACGAGGTGATCGAACCGGTGATTCTGCAGATGATCGGCGCGGGTTATGTGGACGCCGACGACGGGAACCTGGACTTGACCGCCGCCGGAAGGGTCGAAGTGGACCGGGTGCACGCCGCCTGGCGGCGCTGGCTCAGCGGCCGGATCGACGATTGGGACGATCGGGATCCAGCTGACAGCGTGCTACTCGACGAGGCGCTGGACAACGTCGCCCGCAAAGTGCTCGATGACCAGCTTGAGTATGCCGACGCTCGAGGTTGA
- a CDS encoding transcriptional regulator, whose product MSAPPRRSAHNRPALIALVIASALTCLALGWWQWERFESASGTGQNLGYALQWPLFAGFAVFAYFRFVRLERESEDDGEQTPKPAKPVAPREIPAGILPERPKAPRDDDPVLAEYNRYLADLNAKDVEEQVREAGLDARTERSAG is encoded by the coding sequence GTGTCTGCTCCTCCCCGCCGCTCGGCACACAATCGCCCGGCTCTCATCGCCCTGGTAATTGCGTCCGCGCTGACCTGCCTGGCCCTGGGCTGGTGGCAGTGGGAGCGGTTCGAATCGGCGAGCGGAACCGGGCAGAACCTCGGCTACGCGCTGCAGTGGCCGCTGTTCGCCGGGTTCGCGGTCTTCGCCTACTTCCGCTTCGTGCGGCTCGAACGCGAATCCGAGGACGACGGCGAGCAGACCCCGAAACCCGCCAAACCTGTTGCACCCCGGGAAATTCCGGCCGGGATCCTGCCCGAGCGGCCCAAGGCTCCACGCGACGACGACCCGGTACTGGCCGAGTACAACCGCTACCTGGCCGACCTGAACGCCAAAGATGTCGAAGAACAGGTCCGCGAAGCCGGCCTGGACGCCCGTACCGAGAGGAGCGCCGGATGA
- a CDS encoding AMP-binding protein has translation MNTAYLAQHRTGTDQTAVAVSTLEADRDYLDRWSNRLARVLLARGAAPGTRIAVAVEPAMEFVVTRWAIEKIGATVVSAESAHGVRLGVTTKEDRSALTDLVDWLVLDDRSTLVGYLTGSDAPITDADLFHVPHAC, from the coding sequence ATGAACACCGCATACCTCGCTCAGCACCGGACCGGAACTGACCAGACGGCTGTCGCGGTGTCCACCCTCGAGGCCGACCGTGATTACCTGGACCGCTGGTCCAACCGGCTGGCCCGGGTCCTGCTGGCCCGTGGCGCCGCACCCGGCACCCGGATCGCGGTGGCGGTCGAGCCCGCCATGGAGTTCGTGGTGACCCGCTGGGCGATCGAGAAGATCGGCGCCACCGTCGTTTCCGCGGAGTCGGCGCACGGGGTTCGGCTCGGCGTCACCACCAAAGAGGATCGCTCCGCCCTGACCGACCTGGTCGACTGGCTCGTGCTCGACGACCGTTCGACGCTGGTGGGTTACCTCACCGGGTCCGACGCGCCGATCACCGACGCCGATCTGTTCCACGTACCGCACGCCTGCTGA
- the rph gene encoding ribonuclease PH yields MSRRADGRADDELREVRITRGFTTHPAGSVLVEFGQTRVMCTASVTEGVPPWRRDSGLGWLTAEYAMLPAATHTRAGRESVKGKVGGRTQEISRLVGRSLRACIDLAAIGENTIAIDCDVLQADGGTRTAAITGAYVALADAVTYLGAAGGLADPQPISCAIAAVSVGVVDGRVRLDLPYEEDSRAEVDMNVVATDTGTLVEIQGTGEGATFPRSTLDKMLDSALAGCERLFAIQKEALALPYPGELPEPVEKRK; encoded by the coding sequence GTGTCGAGACGAGCTGATGGCAGGGCGGACGACGAACTCCGCGAGGTCCGGATCACCCGTGGTTTCACTACGCATCCAGCGGGTTCGGTGCTGGTGGAATTCGGGCAGACCCGGGTGATGTGCACGGCCAGCGTCACCGAGGGTGTGCCGCCGTGGCGCCGCGATTCCGGCCTGGGGTGGCTCACCGCCGAGTACGCGATGCTGCCCGCCGCCACCCACACCCGCGCCGGGCGCGAATCGGTGAAGGGCAAGGTCGGCGGCCGTACCCAGGAGATCAGCCGGTTGGTCGGCCGTTCACTGCGTGCCTGCATCGATCTCGCCGCCATCGGCGAGAACACCATCGCCATCGACTGTGACGTGTTGCAGGCCGACGGCGGCACCCGTACCGCCGCCATCACCGGCGCCTACGTCGCCCTGGCCGACGCGGTCACCTACCTCGGCGCGGCCGGCGGGCTGGCCGACCCGCAGCCGATCTCCTGTGCGATCGCCGCGGTCAGCGTCGGCGTCGTCGACGGCCGGGTCCGGCTGGACCTGCCTTATGAGGAGGATTCGCGCGCGGAGGTCGACATGAATGTCGTCGCCACCGACACCGGCACCCTGGTGGAAATTCAGGGCACCGGCGAAGGCGCTACTTTCCCGCGCTCCACCCTGGACAAGATGCTGGATTCGGCCCTGGCCGGCTGCGAGCGGCTGTTCGCGATCCAGAAGGAAGCGCTCGCCCTCCCGTATCCGGGCGAGCTCCCCGAACCGGTGGAGAAGCGCAAGTGA
- a CDS encoding FAD-dependent oxidoreductase yields the protein MSTTRTALVIGGGIAGPVAATALRKAGIEARVFEAYPGPAFTIGSGLALAPNGMAALDVLGAGDRVRDIAFPIPDMSLSVGGKIHQVPGLPGVEPLQMVDRSELHRALHDHATAAGVPFEYDKRLVRVEEAADGVTAHFADGSTATADVLVGADGIRSTVRGLIDPKAPGPDYTGMLGFGAMVDCDLDTPAGTMVFAFGKRAYYLYAAVGDGRFMWGVNLPHKQYLSLTEARALPAEHWLRILRETYGADAAGGRLVRATTAENLEVTGALHIMPPVPHWYRGRMVLVGDSVHAPSNSSGQGASLGIESAIHLARCLRDLPHEQAFRAYERLRRARVEGVAKRAARINHSKTPGPVARKMMNLVMPVMFRMTDQEKQLGAEQRYRIDWDATVSTELVPA from the coding sequence ATGTCCACAACACGTACCGCACTGGTCATCGGCGGCGGTATCGCCGGCCCGGTCGCCGCGACCGCACTGCGCAAGGCGGGCATCGAGGCCCGTGTCTTCGAGGCCTATCCCGGCCCCGCGTTCACTATCGGTAGCGGGCTCGCGCTGGCGCCGAACGGTATGGCCGCGCTCGATGTGCTCGGCGCCGGAGACCGCGTGCGCGACATCGCTTTTCCGATCCCCGACATGTCGCTGTCGGTCGGCGGCAAGATCCACCAGGTGCCCGGCCTGCCCGGTGTGGAGCCGTTGCAGATGGTCGATCGCAGTGAACTGCACCGTGCGCTGCACGACCACGCGACCGCCGCCGGGGTGCCGTTCGAATACGACAAGCGGCTGGTGCGCGTGGAGGAGGCGGCCGACGGCGTCACCGCCCACTTCGCCGATGGCAGCACCGCCACCGCCGACGTGCTCGTCGGCGCGGACGGTATCCGGTCGACGGTGCGCGGGCTGATCGATCCGAAGGCGCCCGGGCCGGACTACACCGGCATGCTCGGCTTCGGCGCGATGGTCGACTGCGATCTCGACACCCCGGCGGGCACCATGGTTTTCGCGTTCGGCAAGCGGGCCTACTACCTGTACGCCGCAGTGGGCGACGGCCGCTTCATGTGGGGCGTGAATCTGCCGCACAAGCAGTACCTTTCGCTGACCGAGGCGCGGGCGCTGCCGGCCGAGCACTGGTTGCGGATCCTGCGGGAAACCTACGGTGCCGATGCCGCGGGTGGCCGTCTGGTGCGGGCGACGACAGCGGAAAACCTGGAAGTCACCGGGGCGCTGCACATCATGCCCCCGGTGCCGCACTGGTACCGGGGCCGGATGGTGCTGGTGGGCGACTCGGTGCACGCCCCGTCCAACAGTTCCGGGCAGGGCGCGTCGCTGGGTATCGAGAGCGCGATCCACTTGGCTCGATGCCTGCGTGATCTGCCGCACGAGCAGGCCTTCCGAGCCTACGAGCGGTTGCGCCGGGCCCGCGTGGAGGGTGTGGCCAAGCGCGCGGCGCGGATCAACCACAGCAAGACGCCGGGTCCGGTGGCGCGCAAGATGATGAATCTGGTGATGCCGGTGATGTTCCGGATGACCGATCAGGAGAAGCAGCTCGGCGCCGAGCAGCGTTACCGGATCGATTGGGACGCAACGGTTTCCACGGAGCTGGTGCCCGCCTGA
- a CDS encoding TetR/AcrR family transcriptional regulator, with translation MTEQGLRARKKQQTRDKISHQATLLFLERGFDKVTIAEVAAAADVAKMTVTNYFPRKEDLALDLGEVFVEQLARTVRERAPGESALAALRRVYLAAAAERSPVVGFSGFEFAKMIAESPALVARLREFHDEREAALARALAGETAAEPGDITPRVAAAQLGGVHRVLFDETMRRTLAGESNDEIAAALTGYIVIAFDALAPGLADYAVRHGD, from the coding sequence ATGACCGAACAGGGCCTCCGCGCGCGGAAGAAACAGCAGACCAGGGACAAGATCTCGCACCAGGCCACACTGCTGTTCCTGGAGCGCGGCTTCGACAAGGTGACGATCGCCGAGGTGGCCGCGGCCGCCGACGTGGCCAAGATGACGGTGACCAACTACTTCCCCCGCAAGGAGGATCTGGCGCTGGACCTGGGGGAGGTGTTCGTCGAGCAACTAGCGCGGACCGTGCGCGAACGTGCGCCGGGTGAATCCGCGCTGGCGGCGCTGCGCCGGGTGTATCTGGCGGCGGCGGCCGAGCGGAGTCCGGTCGTGGGGTTCTCGGGGTTCGAGTTCGCGAAGATGATCGCCGAAAGCCCGGCGCTGGTCGCCCGGCTGCGGGAGTTTCACGACGAGCGCGAGGCGGCGCTGGCTCGTGCGCTCGCCGGGGAAACCGCCGCCGAACCCGGTGACATCACCCCTCGGGTGGCGGCGGCGCAACTGGGTGGCGTGCACCGGGTGCTGTTCGACGAAACGATGCGCCGCACTCTGGCAGGGGAATCCAACGACGAAATCGCCGCCGCCCTCACCGGATATATCGTGATCGCCTTCGACGCCCTGGCGCCCGGACTTGCTGATTACGCGGTCCGGCACGGCGATTAG
- a CDS encoding sigma-70 family RNA polymerase sigma factor: MPQFCTTTRRLAPTTGSVSEDPIKDYLRAIGRTPLLTAAEEVELAERITAGLRARQELDESAAAGSELDPAARRALRRAAADGEHAKEHMVEANLRLVVSIAKRYPVPTGMSLLDLVQEGTFGLIRAIEKFEPERGLKLSTYATWWIRQAIGRALADQGRTIRIPVHVVEVLNKVTRTQRTLSQQLGRAATSAEIAAELELTTEQVEDVIRHGRTPISLHTPVGEEDDTELGSLLADAAPDPAELVANGQVRGRLDAVLATLSEREREVILLRFGLDRGEPRTLEQVGTALGVSRERIRQLEAKALGKLRQPSRARNLADMLS, translated from the coding sequence ATGCCTCAGTTCTGCACCACGACCCGCCGCCTCGCCCCCACCACCGGTTCGGTCAGTGAAGACCCGATCAAGGACTACCTGCGCGCCATCGGTCGCACCCCGCTGCTCACCGCCGCCGAGGAGGTCGAGCTGGCCGAACGCATTACGGCGGGTCTGCGGGCCCGGCAGGAGCTCGACGAAAGCGCCGCTGCCGGAAGCGAACTCGACCCCGCGGCCCGGCGCGCGCTCCGACGGGCAGCGGCCGACGGCGAGCACGCCAAAGAACACATGGTCGAAGCCAATCTGCGTCTGGTCGTCTCCATCGCCAAGCGCTACCCGGTGCCGACCGGCATGTCGCTGCTGGATCTGGTGCAGGAGGGCACCTTCGGGCTGATCCGCGCGATCGAGAAGTTCGAGCCCGAACGCGGGCTGAAGTTGTCCACTTACGCCACCTGGTGGATTCGCCAGGCCATCGGCCGGGCACTGGCCGATCAGGGACGCACCATCCGCATCCCGGTGCACGTGGTGGAGGTGCTCAACAAGGTCACCCGCACCCAGCGGACGTTGTCGCAGCAGCTGGGCCGGGCCGCGACCTCGGCCGAGATCGCGGCCGAACTCGAGTTGACCACCGAACAGGTCGAGGACGTCATTCGCCATGGGCGTACACCGATTTCACTGCACACCCCGGTCGGCGAGGAGGACGACACCGAACTCGGCAGCCTCCTCGCCGACGCCGCGCCCGACCCGGCCGAACTGGTCGCGAACGGCCAGGTCCGCGGCCGGCTGGACGCGGTGCTCGCGACGCTGAGCGAGCGCGAGCGCGAGGTCATCCTGCTGCGGTTCGGTCTGGATCGCGGCGAGCCGCGCACGTTGGAACAGGTCGGCACCGCCTTGGGCGTCTCCCGCGAACGGATCCGCCAGCTCGAAGCGAAGGCGCTGGGCAAGTTGCGGCAGCCGAGCCGGGCCCGCAACCTCGCCGACATGCTGAGCTGA
- a CDS encoding PadR family transcriptional regulator, with amino-acid sequence MAAKRKVNNLLALAVLSVIVERPMHRYEIASMLKQRGKDRDMDIKWGSLYTVVQNMAKAGFLEAIGSERDGARPERVIYRITDAGRAEMRGWTTELIADPELEATRFTAGLSILGVLPPDLVIELLSARIAALAETLDSGRAELAELKGKLPRLFTVETEYGLTMLAAELEWTRAFRAELVDGTFPDLGFWRRMHAENIDPAEVFEMVERGKEPE; translated from the coding sequence ATGGCTGCCAAACGCAAAGTCAACAATCTGCTGGCGCTGGCAGTGCTGTCGGTGATCGTGGAACGGCCGATGCACCGCTACGAGATCGCGTCCATGCTCAAGCAACGCGGCAAAGACCGCGATATGGACATCAAGTGGGGCTCGCTCTACACGGTCGTGCAGAACATGGCCAAGGCCGGATTCCTGGAAGCGATCGGCAGCGAACGCGACGGCGCCCGGCCGGAGCGGGTGATCTATCGGATCACCGACGCCGGGCGCGCCGAAATGCGGGGCTGGACCACCGAATTGATCGCCGACCCCGAGTTGGAGGCGACGCGGTTCACCGCCGGCCTGTCCATCCTCGGCGTACTGCCGCCGGACCTGGTGATCGAGCTGCTCAGCGCCCGGATCGCCGCCCTGGCGGAGACGCTCGATTCGGGACGAGCGGAACTGGCCGAGCTGAAGGGCAAACTGCCGCGACTGTTCACCGTCGAAACCGAATACGGGCTGACCATGCTGGCCGCGGAACTGGAGTGGACGCGAGCCTTCCGCGCCGAATTGGTCGACGGCACCTTCCCCGACCTGGGATTCTGGCGGCGCATGCATGCCGAGAACATCGATCCCGCCGAAGTCTTCGAGATGGTGGAGAGGGGGAAGGAACCGGAGTAG
- a CDS encoding cyclic nucleotide-degrading phosphodiesterase yields the protein MRLTVLGCSGSVSGPDSPASGYLLTGPDMTPVVIDFGPGVLGALQRYADPGEVDIFLTHLHADHCLDMPGLLVWRRYHPTPPVGKAIVRGPSDAGLRIGNASAEVGGECDDWSDVIDHRAWAEHEPVEFGPGHTVVARRMFHPPESYGLRITTKAGRTFVYTGDTAMCDAVLELAQDADILMSEASWTHDPANRPPGIHLSGTEAGEIAARAGVKELLLTHIPPWTSREDVIAEAKAVFSGPVHAVAPGETFDI from the coding sequence ATGCGCCTTACCGTCCTCGGGTGCTCGGGCAGTGTGTCCGGCCCGGACTCCCCAGCGTCGGGGTATTTGCTGACCGGCCCGGACATGACTCCGGTGGTCATCGATTTCGGACCCGGTGTGCTCGGCGCGCTGCAGCGATACGCCGATCCCGGTGAGGTCGACATCTTCCTCACTCATCTGCATGCCGACCACTGCCTGGATATGCCGGGGCTGCTGGTGTGGCGGCGCTACCACCCCACGCCGCCGGTCGGCAAGGCCATCGTGCGCGGGCCGTCGGATGCCGGGCTGCGGATCGGCAACGCTTCGGCCGAGGTGGGCGGCGAATGCGACGACTGGTCTGATGTGATCGATCATCGCGCCTGGGCCGAGCACGAGCCGGTCGAGTTCGGCCCCGGCCACACCGTGGTAGCGCGGCGGATGTTCCACCCGCCGGAGTCCTACGGACTGCGGATCACCACCAAGGCCGGGCGCACCTTCGTCTACACGGGTGACACCGCCATGTGTGACGCGGTGCTCGAGCTCGCGCAAGACGCCGACATCCTGATGTCGGAGGCCTCGTGGACCCACGACCCCGCGAATCGCCCACCCGGCATTCATCTTTCGGGTACCGAGGCGGGTGAGATCGCGGCGCGGGCCGGGGTCAAGGAGTTGCTGCTCACCCACATTCCGCCGTGGACTTCGCGGGAAGACGTGATCGCCGAAGCCAAGGCGGTCTTCTCCGGTCCGGTGCACGCGGTCGCCCCGGGCGAGACCTTCGACATCTGA
- a CDS encoding non-canonical purine NTP pyrophosphatase, translating into MSRVLVASRNAKKLKELRRILDEAGIAGIEIVGLDDVPPYPEAPETAPDFEGNALAKARDGAAATGLPCVADDSGIEVDALNGMPGVLSARWSGRHGDDAANNALLLAQLTDVPDERRGGRFVSTCALVVPGGEELVVRGEWPGIIGREPKGENGFGYDPLFFPDGGELSAAQLSPAEKDAASHRGRALRQLLPALSALAREG; encoded by the coding sequence GTGAGCCGCGTCCTCGTCGCCAGCCGCAACGCGAAGAAGCTGAAGGAGCTGCGGCGCATCCTCGATGAGGCCGGCATCGCGGGGATCGAGATCGTGGGCTTGGACGATGTCCCGCCCTACCCGGAAGCACCCGAAACCGCGCCGGATTTCGAGGGCAACGCGCTGGCCAAAGCCCGCGATGGTGCCGCCGCGACCGGATTGCCCTGTGTCGCAGACGATTCCGGCATCGAAGTGGATGCTCTGAACGGCATGCCCGGTGTGCTCTCCGCCCGCTGGTCCGGCCGGCACGGTGACGACGCGGCCAACAACGCTCTGCTGCTCGCCCAGTTGACCGATGTTCCGGACGAACGCCGAGGCGGCCGCTTCGTCTCCACCTGCGCCCTGGTCGTCCCCGGCGGCGAGGAGCTCGTGGTCCGCGGCGAGTGGCCGGGCATCATCGGCCGGGAACCCAAGGGCGAGAACGGCTTCGGCTATGACCCCTTGTTCTTCCCGGACGGCGGCGAGTTGAGTGCCGCTCAGCTCAGCCCTGCCGAGAAGGATGCCGCTTCGCACCGCGGCCGCGCCTTGCGGCAGCTGCTTCCGGCGCTGTCGGCCCTCGCGCGCGAAGGGTAG